A genome region from Oryzias melastigma strain HK-1 linkage group LG12, ASM292280v2, whole genome shotgun sequence includes the following:
- the rln1 gene encoding prorelaxin H1, protein MQWRVTLAVAVMCVGCICHRVGAEARSRVMVPRDYGVKLCGREFIRAVIFTCGGSRWRRSTDGDLDPLDWSSLNEETAEDNLQELSESRSPLPVLPSYSLTDLLNLFRSTGDREQPLLRRHTASEEERGNEQRSTSKKKRNFSLGVAGMCCNQGCTKNDIGRLC, encoded by the exons ATGCAGTGGAGAGTGACTCTGGCTGTGGCGGTGATGTGCGTCGGCTGCATCTGTCACCGCGTCGGCGCTGAAGCGAGGAGCAGGGTGATGGTGCCGCGGGACTATGGGGTCAAACTGTGCGGGAGAGAGTTTATCAGAGCTGTCATTTTCACCTGTGGGGGCTCCAGATGGAGGCGATCCACAGACGGAGATTTAG ATCCTCTCGATTGGAGTTCCCTCAATGAGGAGACAGCAGAAGACAACCTGCAGGAGCTGTCAGAGAGCCGCTCCCCTCTCCCCGTACTCCCCTCTTACTCCCTCACAGACCTCCTAAACCTCTTCAGGAGCACAGGCGACCGAGAGCAGCCGCTTCTGAGGAGGCACACGGCTtcagaggaggagagggggaACGAGCAGCGCTCGACGAGTAAGAAGAAGAGGAACTTTTCTTTGGGCGTGGCAGGGATGTGCTGCAACCAGGGCTGCACCAAGAATGATATTGGACGGTTATgttaa